The Engraulis encrasicolus isolate BLACKSEA-1 chromosome 22, IST_EnEncr_1.0, whole genome shotgun sequence genome includes a region encoding these proteins:
- the LOC134438705 gene encoding cytochrome b-c1 complex subunit Rieske, mitochondrial, with product MMSIAARSGAFSPYLQATNFAVAGPLKPLVAGVVIKSEKVLLDAKQPFLTRESLSGKSPTTGPALSASITARAGIRYAHTDIKIPDFSDYRRPDVLDPHKSSQESSEQRRVFSYVLTGATTVVGIYTAKTVVSQFVSSMSASADVLAMSKIEIKLGDIPEGKNMTFKWRGKPLFVRHRTEKETAAEAAVDLAELRDPQHDKDRVKNPQWVIVLGVCTHLGCVPIANAGDFGGYYCPCHGSHYDASGRIRKGPAPLNLEVPYYEFPDDDTVIVG from the exons ATGATGTCCATTGCCGCTCGTTCGGGGGCTTTTTCCCCATACTTGCAGGCTACGAATTTCGCAGTGGCTGGGCCACTCAAACCCCTCGTAGCTGGAGTTGTCATAAAAAGCGAAAAGGTGCTGTTAGATGCGAAACAGCCATTTCTCACCCGCGAGTCCTTAAGTGGAAAGAGTCCTACCACTGGGCCTGCTCTCTCCGCTAGCATTACTG CCCGTGCCGGAATCCGCTATGCCCACACAGACATCAAGATCCCGGACTTCTCAGATTACCGCCGACCCGACGTGCTGGATCCCCACAAGTCCTCGCAGGAAAGCAGCGAACAGCGCCGCGTTTTCTCCTACGTCCTGACCGGCGCCACCACCGTGGTGGGTATCTACACCGCTAAGACCGTCGTCTCCCAGTTCGTGTCCTCCATGAGTGCCTCGGCCGACGTCCTGGCCATGTCCAAGATCGAGATCAAGCTGGGAGACATCCCAGAGGGCAAGAACATGACCTTCAAGTGGAGAGGCAAGCCGCTGTTCGTCCGCCACCGCACGGAAAAGGAGACCGCCGCCGAGGCTGCCGTGGACCTGGCCGAGCTGCGAGACCCCCAGCACGACAAGGACCGCGTCAAGAACCCCCAGTGGGTCATCGTCCTGGGCGTGTGCACCCACCTGGGCTGCGTGCCCATCGCCAACGCTGGGGACTTTGGGGGCTACTACTGCCCCTGCCACGGGTCCCACTACGACGCGTCAGGGCGCATCAGGAAGGGCCCGGCCCCCCTCAACTTGGAGGTGCCCTACTACGAGTTCCCAGATGACGACACCGTCATAGTCGGATAA